One genomic segment of Chitinophaga sancti includes these proteins:
- the pbpC gene encoding penicillin-binding protein 1C — MWLRKRKWWLIVASILLIIYIFCLPSRLFTAPTSFVIEDNNGRLLSATIATDGQWRFPVDKPVPEKFARCIIAYEDKRFNYHWGVDIIALARAFKQNIQHRTVISGGSTLSMQVIRLSRNKPRTVFQKLIEAVLATRLEFSYSKKSILQLYAGNAPFGGNVVGLEAASWRYYGRGAEQLSWGETAALAVLPNSPALVHPGRNRQILLTKRNQLLNRLWKNKTIDSVTCTLSKLEPLPDQPQALPQDAPHLLDRFRKDYRTGSTRIQTTLEGDLQRNVANIVERYHNIYKANGINNAAAIVLDVETGNTLAYVGNIYHPKDPEMESHVDIIQSPRSPGSTLKPVLYAAMMTDGMILPHSLVPDIPTQIAGYTPQNFDLGYDGAVPASRALARSLNIPAVRMLQQYRYERFHALLKKMGITTLRQPADHYGLSLILGGGETTLWEMAGMYASMARTLLHLDQYNGKYDADDIHAPNYIHGLKRPSEHAPTDYGVLDAGAIWYTFQAMEDVMRPGEEMLWQQLSSSQRVAWKTGTSFGFRDGWAIGVTPQYVVGVWIGNADGEGRPGLLGVATAAPVMFDVFRLLHTSGWFTTPYSKLRKVEVCKQSGYRASDLCPDKDSLWVPVNGLRSGVCPYHQLIHLDHTGQYRVTANCESPAMMQHVPWFVLPPAMEFYYRTRHNYAALPPYRPDCIATLSADKPTMEVIYPRPNARIYVPIEIDGIPGEAVFTATHRDTKAKIFWHLDNNFIGTTEEFHQMALHPAPGKHMLTLVDETGAEVHVPFEILAKEKDK; from the coding sequence ATGTGGTTGCGTAAAAGAAAATGGTGGTTGATTGTTGCTTCCATCTTGTTAATAATATATATTTTTTGTCTCCCCTCCCGTTTATTTACGGCCCCTACTTCCTTTGTAATAGAAGACAACAACGGCAGGCTGCTCAGCGCTACTATTGCCACAGACGGCCAATGGCGATTCCCTGTTGATAAACCTGTACCTGAAAAATTTGCACGGTGTATTATCGCTTACGAAGACAAACGTTTTAATTACCACTGGGGTGTGGATATCATAGCCCTTGCCCGTGCTTTCAAACAAAACATACAACACCGCACAGTTATCAGCGGAGGTAGTACCCTCTCTATGCAGGTGATCCGCCTCTCGCGCAATAAACCCCGTACTGTATTTCAAAAGTTGATCGAAGCGGTCCTCGCTACACGTCTTGAATTCTCTTATTCTAAAAAAAGCATCTTACAATTATATGCTGGCAATGCACCTTTCGGTGGCAACGTAGTAGGGTTGGAAGCAGCTTCCTGGCGCTATTATGGCCGTGGTGCAGAACAATTATCCTGGGGTGAAACAGCGGCATTGGCAGTATTGCCCAATAGTCCGGCATTAGTACACCCTGGTCGTAACAGGCAGATTTTACTCACGAAAAGAAACCAGCTTTTAAACAGGCTGTGGAAGAATAAAACCATTGATAGCGTGACCTGTACACTCTCTAAATTAGAACCTTTACCAGATCAGCCACAGGCATTGCCGCAGGATGCACCACATTTGCTAGACAGGTTCCGCAAAGATTACCGCACAGGTAGCACCCGTATCCAAACCACACTGGAAGGTGATCTGCAAAGAAATGTAGCAAACATTGTAGAGCGCTATCACAATATTTACAAAGCGAATGGCATTAACAACGCTGCAGCCATTGTATTGGATGTAGAAACGGGCAATACACTCGCTTATGTAGGAAACATCTATCATCCTAAAGATCCAGAAATGGAAAGCCATGTCGATATTATACAGAGTCCGCGCAGTCCGGGTAGTACATTGAAACCAGTGTTGTATGCAGCGATGATGACGGATGGCATGATACTGCCACATAGTTTAGTGCCGGATATTCCTACACAGATTGCAGGGTATACACCACAGAACTTTGACTTGGGATATGATGGTGCAGTACCCGCCAGCAGGGCATTGGCAAGGTCACTGAATATTCCGGCGGTGCGAATGCTACAGCAATATCGTTATGAACGTTTTCATGCATTACTGAAGAAAATGGGTATTACCACATTGCGTCAGCCAGCAGATCACTATGGTTTATCACTGATCTTAGGTGGTGGAGAAACCACTCTGTGGGAGATGGCTGGCATGTATGCAAGCATGGCGCGTACCCTATTACATTTAGATCAATACAATGGTAAGTATGATGCAGATGACATTCATGCACCCAACTATATACATGGATTAAAAAGACCTTCAGAACATGCACCTACAGACTATGGAGTGCTGGATGCGGGTGCAATCTGGTACACCTTCCAGGCAATGGAAGACGTAATGAGACCGGGGGAGGAAATGCTCTGGCAACAGTTATCCTCTTCACAAAGAGTAGCATGGAAAACAGGTACCAGCTTTGGTTTCAGAGATGGATGGGCCATAGGTGTCACGCCACAATATGTAGTAGGTGTATGGATCGGTAATGCAGATGGAGAAGGGAGACCAGGGTTATTGGGCGTAGCGACAGCAGCCCCTGTGATGTTTGATGTATTCAGATTACTACATACCAGTGGCTGGTTTACGACGCCTTATAGCAAGTTAAGAAAAGTAGAAGTGTGTAAACAAAGTGGCTACAGGGCAAGCGATCTCTGTCCAGACAAGGATTCGCTATGGGTGCCTGTGAATGGATTACGTTCAGGGGTATGTCCTTATCATCAGTTAATACATTTAGATCATACAGGCCAATACCGCGTAACAGCGAATTGTGAATCGCCTGCCATGATGCAACATGTACCCTGGTTTGTATTACCACCAGCTATGGAATTCTATTATCGTACCCGGCATAACTATGCCGCATTACCTCCATACCGGCCCGATTGTATCGCGACCTTATCAGCTGATAAGCCAACGATGGAAGTAATATATCCCAGACCCAATGCACGTATATATGTACCTATAGAAATAGACGGCATACCTGGAGAAGCAGTATTTACAGCCACCCACCGGGATACAAAAGCAAAGATCTTCTGGCACCTGGACAATAACTTTATCGGTACTACAGAAGAGTTTCACCAGATGGCTTTGCACCCGGCACCAGGTAAGCATATGCTCACATTGGTAGATGAAACAGGCGCTGAGGTACATGTACCATTTGAAATTTTAGCGAAAGAAAAAGACAAGTAA
- a CDS encoding replication-associated recombination protein A produces MEPLAERLRPQTLDELVGQQHLTGKDSILSKAIQQGKIPSMILWGPPGVGKTTIANIIAHTMEVPFYTLSAIAAGVKEVREVIEIARKQGYAVLFIDEIHRFNKSQQDALLGAVEKGIITLIGATTENPSFEVNAALLSRSQVYVLKPLTEEELLQLLHQAMEKDEWLGSRKIELKETRAMFNISGGDARKLLNLFELVVNTLQQESPIVITDQKVMDIAQQRVAIYDKSGEQHYDIISAFIKSIRGSDPNAAVYYLARMIEGGEDVKFIARRLLISASEDIGNANPNALLLATSCFQAVTMIGYPEARIILSQCTTYLASSAKSNAAYMAINNALSVVNKTGDLPVPMNIRNAPTKMMKEMGYNKGYEYSHDYEGNFSPQEYLPEQIKGMKLYDPGKNAREDEMRKHLRGLWKEKYGY; encoded by the coding sequence ATGGAACCATTAGCAGAGCGGTTACGGCCTCAGACACTGGATGAGCTGGTGGGACAGCAACACCTGACCGGAAAAGACAGCATCTTAAGCAAGGCCATACAACAAGGTAAAATTCCCTCCATGATTCTGTGGGGACCTCCCGGCGTAGGTAAAACGACCATTGCCAATATTATTGCGCATACCATGGAAGTACCCTTTTATACCCTCAGTGCCATTGCTGCTGGTGTAAAAGAAGTGCGCGAAGTGATCGAGATTGCCCGCAAACAGGGATATGCCGTATTGTTCATAGATGAAATTCATCGTTTCAATAAAAGTCAGCAGGATGCCTTGCTCGGCGCTGTGGAAAAAGGGATCATTACCCTGATCGGTGCAACTACCGAGAATCCCAGTTTTGAAGTAAATGCAGCGTTGCTGAGCAGGAGCCAGGTATATGTGTTGAAACCATTGACTGAAGAAGAGCTCTTACAGCTGTTGCATCAGGCCATGGAAAAGGATGAGTGGTTAGGCAGCAGAAAAATAGAACTGAAAGAAACGCGGGCAATGTTCAACATCTCTGGTGGCGACGCCCGTAAATTGCTGAACTTATTTGAGCTGGTGGTGAATACCCTGCAACAGGAATCTCCTATCGTGATCACTGATCAGAAGGTGATGGATATTGCACAACAACGGGTAGCTATCTACGATAAGTCAGGCGAACAACATTACGATATCATTTCTGCTTTCATTAAGTCTATCAGGGGCAGTGATCCGAACGCAGCCGTCTATTATCTGGCAAGGATGATAGAAGGTGGAGAAGATGTGAAGTTCATAGCGAGGAGATTGTTGATTTCTGCTTCTGAAGATATTGGAAATGCGAACCCCAATGCATTGTTATTAGCCACCAGTTGTTTTCAGGCGGTGACGATGATCGGGTATCCCGAAGCTAGAATTATATTATCGCAGTGTACCACGTATCTGGCGTCTTCTGCAAAGAGCAATGCAGCTTACATGGCGATCAACAACGCCTTGTCCGTAGTGAATAAAACCGGTGATCTGCCGGTGCCGATGAATATCAGAAATGCGCCGACAAAGATGATGAAAGAAATGGGGTATAACAAAGGCTATGAATACTCTCATGATTATGAAGGCAATTTTTCGCCACAGGAGTACCTGCCAGAGCAGATCAAAGGAATGAAGCTGTATGATCCGGGGAAGAATGCCAGGGAAGATGAAATGAGGAAGCACCTGAGAGGGTTGTGGAAAGAAAAATATGGATATTAA
- a CDS encoding M13 family metallopeptidase, which yields MKSIYALQLSLLAAISWTACNNHTTTEQAGTNQDTLKIPAFDVSSIDSTVNPCDDFDNFVNGNWKKKNPVPSTESRWGAFNVLDKQNKEIRLKGIILDLAAKKDLKKGTEEQQISDFYRSFYDTATIEKLGMTPLQPYLDKINAIQSLEDWAKVSGELQNLGISTVATFYIGADSRNSKMNAVYENQGGLSLGERSYYERTDSATKAVRDEFVKHIDKQFSQAGFKDANPGQTILDFETKLAKLQLTNVQLRDPVATYNKVAFSELKKLAPEFNWDGYAEVQQVKVDTIILENKAYVTNSAKLVKATPLETLKTYARWQTLSRFAGYLPKAIDQENFHFFATVMRGTKAQKPRLERAIRATDGTMGYPLGKLFVKQYFPESSKQKVSEMIENVRAVYGERVDSLKWMSAATKEMAHKKLKSFTYKIGYPDKWKDYSSIDVKPGTLIENIVAATNYKHKEEVEKIGKPVDKSEWEMTPQTVNAYYNPLNNEVVFPAGILQPPFFNADADDAINYGGIMAVIGHEFTHGFDDQGSQFDAEGNLTNWWTPEDRKNFMTLANRYIRYFNGIEVLPGFHINGALTIGENIADLGGLTLAYHALEKSLKGKPEPAKIDGYTWQQRFFLGWAQVWHGNSTEAALRNQVQTDPHSPASSRIDGPLPHLKEFNDAWGCTGGKMKLADTARVVIW from the coding sequence ATGAAGAGCATTTACGCTTTACAACTATCGTTGTTGGCTGCCATCTCATGGACGGCCTGCAACAACCACACCACAACAGAACAGGCGGGGACAAACCAGGACACCCTAAAAATTCCCGCGTTTGACGTAAGTTCCATTGACAGTACTGTGAATCCCTGCGACGATTTCGACAACTTTGTAAACGGCAACTGGAAGAAGAAAAACCCGGTTCCTTCTACAGAAAGCCGTTGGGGCGCATTCAATGTTCTTGATAAACAGAACAAAGAAATAAGGTTGAAAGGCATTATCCTGGATCTGGCCGCTAAAAAAGACCTGAAAAAGGGTACTGAAGAGCAACAGATCTCCGATTTCTACCGCTCCTTTTATGATACTGCTACCATCGAAAAACTGGGTATGACCCCGTTACAGCCTTACCTGGATAAGATTAATGCTATCCAGTCACTGGAAGACTGGGCAAAAGTATCTGGTGAACTCCAGAACCTGGGTATCAGCACAGTAGCCACTTTCTACATCGGCGCTGACTCACGTAACAGTAAGATGAATGCTGTATACGAGAACCAGGGCGGTCTCAGCCTCGGCGAAAGAAGCTATTATGAAAGAACAGACAGCGCTACCAAAGCGGTACGCGATGAATTCGTAAAGCATATAGATAAACAATTCTCCCAGGCAGGTTTCAAAGATGCAAACCCAGGTCAGACGATCCTGGACTTCGAAACCAAACTGGCGAAACTGCAACTCACCAACGTACAGCTGCGTGACCCGGTGGCTACTTATAATAAGGTGGCTTTTTCCGAGCTGAAAAAACTGGCTCCGGAATTTAACTGGGATGGTTATGCTGAAGTACAACAGGTGAAAGTCGATACCATCATCCTGGAAAACAAGGCATATGTTACCAATTCAGCTAAACTGGTGAAAGCGACTCCGCTGGAAACCCTGAAAACATATGCACGCTGGCAGACCCTGTCCCGCTTTGCAGGTTACCTGCCTAAGGCCATCGACCAGGAAAACTTCCATTTCTTTGCAACCGTAATGCGTGGAACCAAAGCACAAAAACCTCGCCTGGAACGCGCTATTCGTGCTACCGACGGTACTATGGGCTACCCACTGGGTAAACTGTTTGTAAAACAGTATTTCCCTGAAAGCTCCAAACAGAAGGTTTCTGAAATGATCGAAAACGTTCGTGCCGTATATGGAGAAAGAGTGGACAGCCTGAAATGGATGAGTGCTGCTACCAAAGAAATGGCGCACAAAAAGCTGAAATCCTTCACTTACAAAATCGGTTATCCTGATAAGTGGAAAGATTATTCCAGCATTGATGTGAAACCAGGTACCCTGATCGAAAATATTGTGGCAGCTACCAACTACAAACACAAGGAAGAGGTCGAAAAGATCGGCAAACCTGTGGATAAGTCAGAGTGGGAAATGACACCACAGACTGTTAATGCATACTACAACCCACTCAACAACGAAGTTGTATTCCCGGCTGGTATTCTGCAACCTCCATTCTTCAATGCAGATGCAGACGATGCGATCAACTATGGTGGCATCATGGCGGTAATCGGGCATGAATTTACCCATGGCTTTGATGACCAGGGTTCACAGTTCGATGCAGAAGGTAACCTGACCAACTGGTGGACGCCTGAAGATCGTAAGAACTTCATGACACTGGCTAACCGTTATATCCGTTATTTCAACGGTATCGAGGTATTGCCTGGCTTCCATATCAATGGTGCACTGACAATCGGTGAGAACATCGCAGATCTGGGTGGTCTGACACTGGCTTACCACGCACTGGAAAAATCCCTGAAGGGTAAACCGGAACCTGCAAAGATTGATGGATATACCTGGCAACAGCGTTTCTTCCTGGGTTGGGCACAGGTATGGCATGGCAACAGTACAGAAGCTGCGCTGCGCAACCAGGTGCAAACAGATCCACACTCACCGGCTAGCAGCCGTATAGATGGCCCGCTGCCTCATCTGAAAGAATTCAATGATGCGTGGGGATGTACTGGTGGTAAAATGAAACTGGCAGATACTGCGAGGGTAGTAATCTGGTAA
- a CDS encoding YHS domain-containing protein produces the protein MKKISIVFATIAAGVFFACNQPSSEKAAAKADSAMSTVTQPAEDTTALQPIAGKVGDPVCGMPYDTTYHEFSVYKNDTVHFCSPTCKRVFDKNPEKYAAKLGL, from the coding sequence ATGAAAAAGATCTCTATAGTATTCGCAACGATAGCAGCAGGTGTATTTTTTGCCTGCAATCAACCATCTTCTGAGAAAGCTGCCGCAAAGGCAGACTCCGCAATGAGTACTGTCACTCAGCCAGCTGAGGATACGACAGCTTTGCAGCCGATCGCAGGAAAAGTGGGTGATCCGGTGTGTGGCATGCCTTATGATACTACGTACCATGAATTTAGCGTTTATAAGAATGATACAGTGCATTTTTGCTCCCCAACCTGTAAAAGGGTATTCGATAAGAATCCGGAGAAATATGCAGCTAAACTGGGTCTGTAA
- a CDS encoding helix-turn-helix transcriptional regulator, producing the protein MRFDKVSPTAALAPYIKYYVIAENTLAEEYTIFPSTSLVIGFQYRGLLSLVQPTYVTPLSISGISGMTNSFKVFKNSPDIGTVLVYFTETGLLHFTASPANELFNQSIGIDYIFPPLKVREAEERLAMATNDVERIAVMNRFFLSLLRQISMDKLVMEAVRLIYATKGTIKIKALQDQLFISQSPFEKRFRKLVGTSSKKFASIVRFNAVMEGLGTAWSLTEICYEYGFFDQAHFIKDFKQFTGKTPEELR; encoded by the coding sequence ATGAGATTTGACAAGGTTTCTCCAACAGCCGCCCTTGCTCCTTATATTAAATATTATGTGATCGCAGAGAATACGCTGGCTGAGGAGTATACAATTTTTCCTTCTACAAGTCTGGTTATTGGGTTTCAATATAGAGGACTTTTGTCTTTAGTGCAGCCCACTTATGTTACCCCATTATCTATTTCCGGCATTTCCGGGATGACCAATTCATTTAAGGTTTTTAAGAATTCTCCTGATATAGGAACGGTGTTGGTATATTTTACTGAGACCGGGTTGTTGCATTTTACGGCTAGTCCGGCGAATGAATTGTTTAATCAGAGCATTGGGATTGATTACATATTTCCTCCCTTGAAAGTAAGAGAAGCAGAAGAGAGGCTGGCTATGGCGACTAATGATGTAGAGCGGATAGCTGTGATGAACAGATTCTTTTTATCGCTACTTCGACAGATCTCCATGGATAAGTTGGTGATGGAGGCGGTGCGATTAATATATGCAACTAAAGGAACAATAAAGATTAAAGCATTGCAGGATCAGTTATTTATTAGTCAGAGTCCGTTTGAAAAGCGGTTTAGAAAATTGGTCGGTACCTCTTCTAAAAAGTTTGCATCTATTGTGCGTTTTAACGCGGTGATGGAAGGGTTGGGGACTGCTTGGTCATTGACGGAAATTTGTTATGAATATGGGTTCTTTGATCAGGCGCATTTTATAAAGGATTTTAAGCAGTTTACGGGGAAAACGCCGGAGGAGTTGAGATAA
- a CDS encoding DUF1398 domain-containing protein yields the protein MFTLQEIKDAHAKVKSGADFPQYIRDLKVLGVVRYETYVSDGHTSYYSENGGTVISEEKYDFLEVEKVSDISGFKKGLKEHQDGKSDYMGFCRMCAESGVEKWVVSIGEMSCSYFDVEGGMMLEERIPE from the coding sequence ATGTTTACATTACAAGAGATTAAAGATGCACATGCAAAGGTGAAATCGGGAGCTGATTTTCCTCAGTATATCAGGGATTTGAAAGTGCTGGGAGTGGTGAGGTATGAGACGTATGTATCAGATGGGCATACGAGTTATTATAGTGAGAATGGAGGGACGGTTATTTCCGAGGAAAAGTATGATTTTTTGGAAGTGGAAAAGGTGAGTGATATTTCTGGTTTTAAGAAAGGTTTGAAGGAGCATCAGGATGGGAAGAGTGATTATATGGGGTTTTGTAGGATGTGTGCGGAAAGTGGGGTAGAGAAATGGGTGGTGAGTATAGGGGAGATGAGTTGTAGTTATTTTGATGTGGAGGGGGGAATGATGTTGGAAGAGAGGATACCGGAATAA
- a CDS encoding TonB-dependent receptor yields MNKIYSSLIFLFSILVLAATNVEAQITTSQLTGKVVSAKGEPLPGVTVLAINTGTGTKYGGQTNAEGRYLINNLNPGGPYTITVTFIGFKKEERNDINLSLGSVTFNFLLQDESTALSEVVVKGNNTGKPGGFRVGQNALKTLPSLNRSFQDFTRGTPQSNNNSFLGSNFRYNNVTLDGAINNDAIGFSPSLGGQTNSSGQPGSSTRTNPVSLDAVQDIQVYLAPYDVKIGNFLGGSINAVTRSGTNEVHASIYAFGRNAAMIGKNNAGDGSKEPSSFHEYQTGVRVGFPIIKDKLFFFTNEEITRRQDPVILAAGSSDMTLLTADQAKEIADHMSALDVDKTGKYNAGTYGNYNIYSNSTKFFNRLDWNINDKHQLSIRNNTIFSEATNLERDQQNFRFSGIDYKQTNNQTSTVAELKSHFNNTVSNSLILGYSSVHDYRDPLSDPSLPQIQIASNGGTIFLGTDREAAIFNMKQKTFEFTDNVNIFKGRHNINIGTHNEFYNITYGFVNSWNGRVDYSSIASFLADQPSRVRGNFNYTDNSRDYIMSHPPAAFKINLYSIYAQDEIHITDRFKLTPGVRLDYTSLPNKQPLSVKTTGAPVDANYGTTYTYTKPSDIKNKYLNNVQISPRLGFNFDINGDQSLILRGGTGIFTGRIPFAWLGYAYYNNGVTYGAYDKKFGYTSASDAPATGSNPVKVSNQGAAQFVSAQGVDVHDATGATQVDMIDNNFKMPSMWRSSLALDYSTQNQWRFTVEGIYTKTINDLKFQQVNLVDNPYYLPYDTKHQQPIYTGAKINSKFTNAYLLSNTKQGYRYSITGQANKTWKFGLNASVAYTYGQSKDITNGIRNSMESNWQLNQALNPNNPGLAYSNFDIRHRIVATASYKVDWTKENRWVANFAVFFNTSSGVPFSYGFVNSTIQGTPQQVSLVYIPKDQAEARTFFTAANQDMADAFFAYVEGDKYLKTRKGEFTERNGGRTPWNTSADFRFTQDFNFKSGKTLHTITLTYDIVNVTNLINKNWGVQYFSPNTFNSTASVGLKTATAGSATANPVYTWTNPGTPYSKDFFASRHQMQLGLRYSF; encoded by the coding sequence GTGAATAAGATTTACTCTTCACTAATTTTTTTATTTAGCATCCTTGTACTAGCTGCAACCAACGTAGAGGCGCAGATTACAACGTCACAACTTACTGGTAAGGTAGTAAGCGCAAAAGGAGAACCTTTGCCTGGAGTAACCGTGCTTGCTATAAACACCGGTACCGGTACTAAATATGGTGGACAAACCAACGCAGAAGGCCGTTACCTGATCAACAACCTGAATCCTGGTGGTCCTTATACCATCACCGTTACTTTCATCGGATTTAAGAAGGAAGAAAGAAATGATATCAACTTATCACTGGGTAGTGTAACCTTCAACTTCCTGTTGCAGGATGAATCTACTGCACTGAGCGAAGTAGTAGTAAAAGGCAACAACACTGGTAAACCAGGCGGTTTCCGTGTAGGTCAGAACGCTTTGAAAACATTGCCTTCCCTGAACCGTAGTTTCCAGGACTTCACTCGTGGTACTCCTCAAAGTAATAACAACTCCTTCCTGGGTTCCAACTTCCGTTATAACAACGTAACCCTGGATGGTGCGATCAATAACGACGCTATTGGCTTTAGCCCTTCTCTGGGTGGTCAGACTAACAGCTCCGGACAGCCAGGTAGCTCTACCCGTACTAACCCGGTTTCTCTGGATGCCGTTCAGGATATTCAGGTATACCTGGCTCCTTACGACGTAAAGATTGGTAACTTCCTCGGTGGTAGTATCAATGCTGTAACACGTAGCGGTACCAACGAAGTACATGCTTCTATTTACGCTTTCGGTCGTAATGCAGCAATGATTGGTAAGAACAACGCAGGTGATGGTTCTAAAGAGCCTTCCAGCTTCCACGAATACCAGACAGGTGTACGTGTTGGTTTCCCAATCATCAAAGACAAATTGTTCTTCTTTACCAACGAAGAGATCACCCGTCGTCAGGATCCTGTGATCCTTGCTGCTGGTTCTTCCGACATGACCTTGCTGACTGCTGATCAGGCTAAAGAGATCGCTGATCACATGAGTGCACTGGATGTAGATAAAACTGGTAAATACAACGCAGGTACTTACGGTAACTATAATATCTATTCCAACTCTACTAAGTTCTTTAACCGTTTAGACTGGAATATCAACGACAAGCACCAGCTGTCTATCCGTAACAATACCATCTTCTCCGAAGCGACTAACCTGGAGCGTGACCAACAGAACTTCCGTTTCAGCGGTATTGATTACAAACAAACCAACAACCAGACATCCACAGTTGCTGAATTGAAAAGCCATTTCAATAACACGGTGTCAAACAGTTTGATCCTGGGTTATAGCAGTGTGCATGATTACCGTGATCCACTGTCTGATCCTTCACTGCCTCAGATCCAGATCGCGAGCAATGGTGGTACTATCTTCTTAGGTACTGACCGTGAAGCGGCTATCTTCAACATGAAACAAAAAACCTTTGAATTCACCGATAACGTGAATATCTTCAAAGGTAGGCATAACATCAATATCGGTACACACAACGAGTTTTACAACATTACTTATGGTTTCGTAAACTCCTGGAACGGCCGTGTTGACTACAGCAGCATTGCTTCTTTCCTGGCTGATCAGCCGAGTCGTGTACGTGGTAACTTCAACTACACTGATAACTCACGTGATTATATCATGTCTCACCCACCAGCAGCGTTCAAGATCAACCTGTACTCTATCTATGCACAGGATGAGATCCATATCACTGACCGTTTCAAACTGACTCCTGGTGTGCGTTTAGATTATACCAGCCTGCCTAACAAGCAACCGCTGAGCGTGAAAACAACTGGTGCTCCTGTAGATGCAAACTACGGTACTACTTATACGTATACCAAACCAAGCGATATCAAGAACAAGTACCTGAATAACGTACAGATCTCTCCACGCTTAGGTTTCAACTTCGACATCAATGGCGATCAGAGCCTGATCCTGCGTGGTGGTACTGGTATCTTCACCGGTCGTATTCCTTTCGCATGGTTAGGTTACGCTTACTACAACAATGGTGTAACTTATGGAGCGTACGATAAGAAATTTGGTTATACAAGTGCCAGCGATGCTCCTGCTACTGGTTCTAATCCTGTAAAGGTGAGCAACCAGGGTGCTGCACAGTTCGTGAGTGCACAGGGTGTAGATGTACATGATGCAACTGGTGCTACACAGGTGGATATGATCGATAATAACTTTAAGATGCCATCAATGTGGAGAAGCAGCTTAGCGTTGGATTATTCTACACAGAACCAATGGCGTTTCACTGTAGAAGGTATTTATACAAAGACTATCAACGATCTGAAATTCCAGCAGGTAAACCTGGTTGATAATCCTTACTATTTGCCTTATGATACTAAACACCAGCAGCCAATCTATACTGGTGCTAAGATCAACTCTAAATTTACTAATGCTTACCTGTTATCAAATACCAAGCAGGGTTACCGTTACAGCATTACCGGTCAGGCAAACAAGACATGGAAGTTTGGTCTGAATGCAAGTGTAGCTTATACTTATGGTCAGTCTAAAGATATCACCAATGGTATCCGTAACTCAATGGAGTCTAACTGGCAGCTGAATCAGGCACTGAATCCTAACAATCCTGGTCTGGCTTATTCTAACTTTGATATCCGTCATCGTATCGTTGCGACAGCCTCTTACAAAGTTGACTGGACTAAGGAGAATCGTTGGGTAGCAAACTTTGCGGTGTTCTTTAATACATCTTCTGGTGTTCCTTTCTCTTATGGATTTGTGAACAGTACAATTCAGGGTACTCCACAGCAGGTAAGTCTGGTGTATATTCCAAAGGATCAGGCAGAGGCCCGTACTTTCTTCACTGCTGCTAATCAGGATATGGCAGATGCATTCTTTGCTTATGTAGAAGGTGATAAGTACCTGAAGACACGTAAGGGTGAGTTTACAGAGCGTAATGGTGGTCGTACACCCTGGAATACTTCTGCTGACTTCCGTTTCACACAGGATTTCAATTTCAAGAGTGGTAAGACGCTGCATACAATCACGCTTACTTATGATATCGTGAATGTGACGAATCTGATTAATAAGAATTGGGGTGTACAGTACTTCTCTCCGAATACATTCAACTCAACAGCGAGTGTAGGTTTGAAGACTGCGACTGCTGGTTCAGCGACTGCAAATCCTGTTTATACATGGACTAATCCAGGAACTCCTTATTCAAAGGATTTCTTTGCGAGCAGACACCAGATGCAGTTAGGTTTGAGGTATAGTTTCTAA